One Thiocapsa sp. genomic window, ATTCCCGATCATAAGACCTCCAAAGGCGATGTGCGGGAGCCGGGCAGGGCGACAAGATCCGGTCGGGCCGCGGCCGATCCTCCGGATCGACATCCTTGATGACCGCCTCGACCAACAGAACCCCGCACCGCGGCTCGGGGTAGGGCGTTGCATTGACGAGGGTTACCTTAAATCATGGCAGAGAAGGCCGACGCTTACCGAAAAGGATGGCAGATAAAAGCGACCGAATCGTGACGGTTCGAAGAGATCTACTTCAACTGCGCGACCGAGAGCTTGCGCAACGTGGCCCGCCGTTTGACATAGTGCTCATCCATCCGCCCGATGATTCCGTTCAGGAAACGGACGGTCTCGACGATGTTCGGACCCTTGTTGAGCATGGCGCATTCGGCCTGAATACTCATGGCGGCGTCCGAGACCTCCGCGCGCGACGGTGCTCCCTTTTTGGCCATGCCCTCGAGGATCTGGGTCGCCCAGATCACCGGCACGTGTGCCGCTTCGCAGAGCCACAGGATCTCCTGTTGGACCTCGGACAGGCGCTCGAATCCCACCTCGACCGCCAGATCGCCCCGCGCGATCATGATCCCGACGGGAGGTGAGTTCAGGCTCGCGAGCAGGATGCGGGGGAGGTTTTCGAAGGCTTGACGGTTTTCGATCTTGAGCACGATCCCGAGATGGTTGGCCCCGAGCCGGTAGAGCTCGTCGTGGAGACGCTCGACATCCTCGGGTCCGCGGACAAAGGACAGTGCGACCATGTCGGCGAACTTGACGACTGCCGGCAGGTCATCGAGGTCTTTCTCGGTCAGGGCGGAGATCTTGAGTGCGGTGTCCGGGAAGTTGATGCCTTTTTCGGCGCGCAGCTTCGCGCCGCGTGGCCCGGTATGGGTGATCTTGACGCTGATCCGCTGACCGTCGTTCTCTTGGACGAGCCCGCCGATCTTGCCGTCGTCGAACCAGACGCTGTGCCCATGCGCGACCTGCTCGAACGCCGCTTCCAGGGTACAGTGGATCTGTGCCGGCGCGACGACGCGACCGGATGCGTCGCGAATGGCCTCTGCCCCGGGATCGTTGCGACGGGTCAGAATCAGGGTTTCGCCCGGCAGGAGAAGGATGGGATTGACGACCTCGGGGATCCCGGCGATGCGTCCTGCCCCGATCGACTTGCCGTCGCGCAGTCCGGTGACCGGGGTATCGTCCTGAATATAGGCGGTCCGCTCGCTTTCGGCGATGAACGATTGACCGCTCTTCGCGACGATCTTCAGCTCATGGTGTTGGCCGCGCGTGTCGGTCAGACCAAGCCAATCGCCGACAGCGAGCCGCTCGAGCAGACCGCACTCGATCTGGAGGGTGAATCGAACATCCGCGGGGATGGCTCGGCCGCGGCCGCCGTGGTGAGCCAAATCCGAGCGGGCCTGGCGACGCGACCGAAGACATCGCGATCGGGCGCCATTCGCTTGACCCGCCCGCTTGCCTGAATGGCGCCCGTACGGAGTTTCGGACCGGCCAGGTCGGCCTGCACGCGGCAGCTTCGTCCCACCAGCTGTTCCGCTCGGCGCAGGTTTTCAACCATCGCGAACCAGGCATCCGGACCGTCGTGGGCGCAGTTGACGCGCATCACATCCATCCCGGCGATGAGGAGATCCTGGACCAGTTGTGCGTCCGAGGCGGCCTCGCTCGGCATGGTGACCATGATGCGAACGAATCGATCGCGGGGTTCGGGACCCAGAAGCGCACGGGTGTGATCCCTCAGCAACAAAGGCCCGGAGCGGAAATCCACGGGCGGCTCCGGGGCTGGACCGAAATCCTTGCCGCTGAGCTGCTCCAGGATGGCTATCACCGAATTGAGGCTGGCCAGGGCATGGGGCTCCAGTATGCCGAGCGAGGAGAGTCCCAGGGCACCGAGGTCTTGTTGAAGACTGCGGATGTCGTGTTGACGGATGCTGAGATAGTGAAGGAAGTTGCGCGCGCTGTCGCGATGGCCGGGCTCGACCTTCTCGATCTCGGCGTCGTAGGCTCGCTCGAACTCGACGGCACCCTTGCGCAGGGTGGCGAGTTGTGCGATCGGCCTTTCCAGTTGGCGAGAAGTCGGCGTCGTGGTCATGGCGAGGGTGCCTGCGAGGTTGAAATCTGCCGGACGGTGCCGGTATACATCGAAACCATACGACGATTGTGTTGCGGTTGTGTGATCCCGGTGCGCGTTGTGGCGCACGGGCTGCCGCGACCACGGGGTTCAGGGTTGATTCGGATTCTGATTCCGATGCGTTGTTTGCACCTGCTGGGTTTTTTCGATCCGGATCGAGGTTTCGGAGCCTGTTCCGCGGGTAGCGGGACCCTGCGGTTCCGTAGGCTCCAGTGTCTTGGAGTAAATGGCCACCAGGAAGCCGAGGAGTGTCGAAAGGCCGACCGGCAAAGATCTCGGGCCCGGCTCCGACGAAGAGCTGGCTTCCGGCCGCAGCACCGATCCCGGTAATCAACATCAAGCCCGACCACATCAAGAGGATTCTTCCGAAAGACATCCCTTGCTGACGCATGCCCACGGAGCTCGACAGCGCTTCCGGAAGGAGTCGATCGCGGCCTTGGGGATGACCCATAAGGAGGCATCGGTGGCCGCAAACGCTGCTTCGCTGGTCGGGGCGCCGGTGATGCAGGATAGCCATCCGAATGCCTCGTTCCTTGTGGATCTTCTCGATCGGTTTGCCTTGGTCCGCGGGCGCGTAGAGCTCCACATCGCCGGAGGCGACGATATAGATTGCATCCGCGGGATCGCCGGCGAGGTAGATCTCGGTGCCCTTGGCGAGATCCAGGTTTCGGACCGACGGGGCGAGCGCCATCGAGCATGGGTCTGAATCTCGGATAGGCGCTGATCGACGCCGGCAGGTTCCGTCCAGCCGAGCGATGCGTGCGGGTCGCGGCCGTTCGTGAGGCCCCAACCGCGGCCACCGGCCCCGGGCGTCAGTTGGCAGGGACGAGGTACTCGGGAGCGCCATTGCCTTTCAGGAGGCGAGCAAGGCGTTTCTTCAGCTTCGGCACCGTGATCAGCATGTCGAGGCTGTGTTTCCGCGAGTCCTTGACCAGCGTGGATGGATCGAAATAGGCCTTCGCGTTCTCCACGGAGAGGACGAAGGGTGGCTGGCCTTCACGCGCGAGCAGATAGCTCATGATCAGCGAACCAGTGCGGTGGTTGCCTTCGATAAAGAGTTGTGGCCGACTCAGGATGTAGACGTAGACACCTGCGGCGCGGAACCAGACGTTTTCGCCCCGGTGATGCGCAAGCCATTCCATCAAGCCGCCGATGCCGGCGCCTTCCTGCTCGTAGAAGTGCTGCTCGGTCGAGGCGATGTGAATCGAAAACTCCTTGCGCCTTTCGACATCCTGTCCGCACAGCACGCTGGTGTTGAGCTCCAGAAGCCATTGCGAATGTCCGACCTCGAAGGGGTCAAACCTGCTCGCCAGGGCCTCGTCGACCATTCGGTAGCTCGCCATCATATTCCGGCGGACCATCTCGGTCATCGGATCTCTGGGTGTGCTCAGGGTTCGGTTGATCCGGTCGAAATCGATCTGAACGGCGCGCAGAGACGTGTCGATCGCGTTGAGGTTCAGACGCATGGGTTCCATGACGCGATCTCCGAAGCAAGAACGGCCGACCGCGCCGGCGCCGATGTCGGTGGTTGCGGGAGACGGCTGGTCCGTGACGCGTGCCCGCGCCTCGGTCTTCGAAGGATCCATCCCTGGATCGACCAACTCGACCGTTGTGATTCCGACTATCGGATGGTTTCGATGGCGCGTGACGCTGCGGAGACGATGTTGGCCGGAAGCGGGATGTAACCCAGCTCCTCGGCGATCGGCTGTCCGGCGTCCAGGGCCCAAGTCACCACCGCCTTCAGCGCCGCCATCTTCTCGGGCTCGGGATAGGTTCCATAGAGCAAGAGCCAAGTCAGACTGACGATGGGGTAGGCATCCGGCGCCTCCGGATCGGGAACGAAGAGCCGCAGGTTCTCGGGCATACGGTCCTCGGCCGCCGCCTCGAGGGTGCGTCGCCCGCTCTCGGCGTCCGGTCTGACGAAGTTGCCGGCCTTGTTCTCCAGGGATGCGATCGGCAGCCCAAGACGGCTCGCGAAATAGTATTCGATGTAGCCGATCGAGCCGTGGCTGATCTTGATCTTGTGCGCGACCCCTTCGTTGCCGTTGCCGGTCATCGCCCCGCCGGGCCAGTTCATGAGGATTCCGGTGCCCGGACCCTCGTTCAGCCAGGTCGGGCTGATGGTGCTCAGATGGTTGGTGAAGGCGAAGGTGGTCCCGGAGCCGTCGCGACGCACGACCGTCTGGATCAGCTTCGAGGGAAGGTCGAGGTGTGGATTGGCGGCGACGATACGGGGATCGTTCCATTGCCAAACCTTGCCCAGAAAGATATCGACATAGACATCGCGCGGCAGGCGCAGCTCACCGTCCACCCCGGGAAGGTTGTAGGCCAGCGCGATCATGCCGGCGGTGGCCGGGATCAGCTTGACGCCGCGCTGGACTTGGGCGATCTGCTCGTCCGACATGGCCGAGTCGCTGGCGCCGAAGTCGACCGTCTCGGCGATAAAACGTCTGACGCCCTCGCCGCTGCCTCCGCCTTCGTAGACAAAGTGCGCCTCGGATTGCTCCGTGTTGTAACGGCGAATCCACTCCTGGTAGAGCGGTTCGGGGAAGGTTGCACCCGCCCCCGTGATCCGCAGACCGGCCGGGGACTCCGTCGTCGTATCGGTCGACTCTCCGCCGCATGCCGTCAATAGGATGGAGACAAAGACCGCCGAAGCGGCGCGCTTAACCCCGGGAAGACTCGTCATGGCCCGTCCTCGTGAACTGAAATGGATGGGCGCGCGCCAAGCCACAGGACGGCGGGCGCGCGCTGCGACAGGATCAGCTGAATTCGCCGGAGACGTATTGCTTGGTGAGCTCCTGCTGCGGGTCTTCGAAGATCTGGCGGGTCGCGCCCATCTCGACCAGATAGCCGGTGCGTCCGCCCTGCGAG contains:
- a CDS encoding pyruvate kinase, which gives rise to MAHHGGRGRAIPADVRFTLQIECGLLERLAVGDWLGLTDTRGQHHELKIVAKSGQSFIAESERTAYIQDDTPVTGLRDGKSIGAGRIAGIPEVVNPILLLPGETLILTRRNDPGAEAIRDASGRVVAPAQIHCTLEAAFEQVAHGHSVWFDDGKIGGLVQENDGQRISVKITHTGPRGAKLRAEKGINFPDTALKISALTEKDLDDLPAVVKFADMVALSFVRGPEDVERLHDELYRLGANHLGIVLKIENRQAFENLPRILLASLNSPPVGIMIARGDLAVEVGFERLSEVQQEILWLCEAAHVPVIWATQILEGMAKKGAPSRAEVSDAAMSIQAECAMLNKGPNIVETVRFLNGIIGRMDEHYVKRRATLRKLSVAQLK
- a CDS encoding pyruvate kinase, translating into MTTTPTSRQLERPIAQLATLRKGAVEFERAYDAEIEKVEPGHRDSARNFLHYLSIRQHDIRSLQQDLGALGLSSLGILEPHALASLNSVIAILEQLSGKDFGPAPEPPVDFRSGPLLLRDHTRALLGPEPRDRFVRIMVTMPSEAASDAQLVQDLLIAGMDVMRVNCAHDGPDAWFAMVENLRRAEQLVGRSCRVQADLAGPKLRTGAIQASGRVKRMAPDRDVFGRVARPARIWLTTAAAAEPSPRMFDSPSRSSAVCSSGSLSAIGLV
- the pstS gene encoding phosphate ABC transporter substrate-binding protein PstS, which produces MTSLPGVKRAASAVFVSILLTACGGESTDTTTESPAGLRITGAGATFPEPLYQEWIRRYNTEQSEAHFVYEGGGSGEGVRRFIAETVDFGASDSAMSDEQIAQVQRGVKLIPATAGMIALAYNLPGVDGELRLPRDVYVDIFLGKVWQWNDPRIVAANPHLDLPSKLIQTVVRRDGSGTTFAFTNHLSTISPTWLNEGPGTGILMNWPGGAMTGNGNEGVAHKIKISHGSIGYIEYYFASRLGLPIASLENKAGNFVRPDAESGRRTLEAAAEDRMPENLRLFVPDPEAPDAYPIVSLTWLLLYGTYPEPEKMAALKAVVTWALDAGQPIAEELGYIPLPANIVSAASRAIETIR